From a region of the Impatiens glandulifera chromosome 4, dImpGla2.1, whole genome shotgun sequence genome:
- the LOC124935834 gene encoding eukaryotic translation initiation factor 4B3-like gives MAATVSNVWAKPGAWALDSEENEAELEQQHKEEIAKKADIKLNGGGADLSDFPSLSSAAVTKTKKKKPQALSLSEFANFSSAKPVQKGPTFQDLASLPTGPRERTAEELDRSRLGGGFRSYGGYGNRNSEGGDDSSNSRWGSNRVSDDSRRQGGFGRESNRDMAPSRADETDDWGATKRTMPNSGFDRRERGDRGGFFGSESKADESDSWVSNKSFSSSEGRRFEGQRERRGGFESNGGSESDNWMKKKEEEGRRYSGGGSGGGGAFDSIRDRRGGFEPDSETWGRKREEGGSGSGGSVRPKLNLQPRTLPVNDNQHDGPAAAPTKPKGSNPFGEARPREEVLKEKGQDWKEMEEKLDSLKIKETGSGKDFGRRNFGNGNSSEARTEREWRKPGHGDATPPSGEETGNENAEAAGVQDEVAGNAED, from the exons ATGGCGGCTACGGTGAGTAACGTTTGGGCAAAACCAGGCGCTTGGGCGCTTGATTCAGAAGAAAACGAAGCTGAACTTGAACAACAACACAAAGAAGAGATCGCTAAGAAAGCCGATATCAAGTTGAATGGCGGCGGCGCCGACCTAAGCGACTTCCCATCCCTTTCTTCCGCTGCAGTTACcaaaacgaagaagaagaaaccacAGGCCTTATCCCTAAGTGAATTTGCTAATTTTTCATCTGCAAAGCCTGTTCAAAAAGGTCCTACTTTTCAAGATCTCGCTTCGCTTCCTACCGGTCCAAGGGAGCGGACTGCTGAGGAACTTGACCGATCTAGGCTTGGAGGTGGATTTAGATCTTATGGTGGTTATGGGAACAGGAATTCTGAAGGGGGCGATGATTCTTCTAATTCCAGGTGGGGTTCGAATAGGGTTTCTGATGATTCGCGGCGTCAGGGTGGGTTTGGTAGGGAGTCTAATAGGGATATGGCTCCTTCTCGCGCGGATGAGACTGATGATTGGGGAGCGACGAAGAGGACCATGCCGAATTCTGGTTTTGATAGGAGGGAGAGGGGAGATAGAGGGGGTTTCTTTGGATCAGAATCGAAAGCTGATGAATCTGACAGTTGGGTTTCTAATAAGAGCTTTTCTTCCTCGGAGGGACGTAGATTTGAAGGTCAGAGAGAGAGACGAGGTGGATTTGAGTCGAATGGTGGTTCTGAATCCGATAAttggatgaagaagaaggaggaggaaGGCAGGAGATATAGCGGTGGTGGTAGCGGTGGAGGTGGGGCTTTCGACAGTATTAGAGATAGGCGAGGTGGATTTGAACCTGATTCGGAAACTTGGGGAAGAAAGAGGGAGGAAGGAGGAAGTGGAAGTGGTGGAAGTGTTAGACCGAAGCTTAATTTGCAGCCAAGAACACTGCCCGTGAATGATAACCAGCATGATGGTCCAGCAGCAGCTCCAACTAAGCCAAAGGGTTCTAATCCATTTGGAGAAGCAAGGCCAAGAGAAGAGGTTTTGAAGGAAAAGGGTCAGGATTGGAAGGAGATGGAAGAGAAACTTGATTCTTTGAAAATCAAAGAGACTGGTTCAGGAAAAGATTTTGGAAGGAGGAACTTTGGGAATGGAAATTCATCGGAAGCAAGGACTGAAAGGGAATGGAGGAAGCCAGGACATGGTGATGCAACTCCACCAAG TGGTGAGGAAACTGGCAATGAGAATGCTGAAGCTGCTGGAGTTCAAGATGAGGTAGCAGGTAATGCTGAAGATTGA
- the LOC124936353 gene encoding uncharacterized protein LOC124936353 — protein MYIQLTAEFPFIYISYKLIFTIKQTHHKISIFFPMDHYPLLFTAIAFAVAVAVAAVILPGAQADAIVSGIVFCDQCKDGKISLFDYPLNGTKVSLRCPDNNGQLVIKGEDTTNWLGNYAMRFQGTPDMNGCYAQVTGGGGGGTSGGCAAVAGAARSVSLTFRMFDMEIYGVEPLLSEPVQPMSYCPKSVSPGPPPIITPVVPPPPFNTPAIPPPDTHLPPMPSVPFFQASACPYWNWTAPEHECYWNVLSPDLKVAFVFGLEAARKFGTDLTLKEALLGRGDPYKTLLREATTTLLNSYTSIVFPYNPVQVLLEMNSALLGSTRNVLHTGLRFSRANSGNGRVECMFKPCKTIS, from the exons ATGTATATACAGTTGACAGCTGAATTcccctttatatatatttcttataaactCATATTCACCATTAAACAAACCCATCACAAGATCTCCATTTTCTTCCCCATGGATCATTACCCACTTCTCTTTACAGCCATAGCATTCGCCGTCGCCGTCGCCGTCGCCGCCGTCATCCTTCCCGGAGCTCAAGCTGATGCAATCGTCTCCGGCATCGTCTTCTGTGATCAATGCAAAGATGGAAAAATCTCTCTTTTCGATTATCCCCTCAATG GGACGAAGGTGTCTTTGAGATGCCCGGATAACAATGGACAACTTGTAATAAAAGGAGAGGATACAACCAATTGGTTAGGAAACTATGCAATGCGGTTTCAGGGTACACCGGATATGAATGGGTGTTATGCTCAGGTCActggcggcggcggcggagggACTTCCGGCGGTTGTGCGGCGGTGGCGGGTGCGGCTAGGAGTGTGAGTTTGACGTTTAGAATGTTTGATATGGAAATCTATGGAGTTGAACCTTTGCTTTCGGAGCCTGTTCAACCAATGTCGTATTGTCCTAAATCGGTTTCTCCGGGGCCGCCGCCGATTATAACGCCGGTAGTTCCACCGCCGCCGTTTAATACGCCGGCGATTCCGCCGCCGGACACTCATCTTCCACCCATGCCTTCGGTTCCTTTCTTTCAAGCCTCTGCTTGTCCCTACTG GAACTGGACGGCTCCGGAACACGAGTGTTATTGGAACGTGCTTAGTCCTGATTTAAAGGTAGCTTTTGTATTCGGGTTAGAGGCGGCAAGGAAATTTGGGACAGACTTGACATTGAAGGAGGCATTGCTAGGTCGAGGCGACCCTTATAAGACCTTATTGAGAGAAGCCACAACCACTCTTCTAAATTCATACACTAGTATTGTGTTTCCATATAACCCGGTTCAAGTTTTGTTGGAAATGAATTCGGCCCTTCTTGGTTCAACCCGTAATGTTCTCCACACCGGTCTTCGCTTCAGCCGTGCCAACTCTGGCAATGGTCGAGTTGAGTGCATGTTTAAACCTTGTAAAACAATATCCTAG